The Bacteroidota bacterium nucleotide sequence TTTCTATCCTCAGTTGTCAATCCGAGTATTGCATCAGAAAATAAGGTGTTAGAATCATTTAATATTCCGGAAATATTCTCAGAACTTTCCTCAATAATCTCGTTAATATCTATTCTATCCTGCTTACGTAACTTACTGTCAGCAGTTGTTTCTTTCATCTTTTGAGAATGTAACATATAACTACGGGTAATAAGTACTATTGCGAGAACAAGCAATATCCCCATTACAGCAAAATCTCCTTTTGCGAATAAAGATCCTCCAAAATTAATAAGGTAAACCATAATTGCAGCCGAAGTAAATGCAGTAAATGCAGTAGAGAACCATCCCGCTATTACATTTATTACACCAGACACCCTATAAACAGCACTCTCTCTATCCCATGCTCTATCAGCCAACGAAGTACCCATAGCAACCATAAATGTTACATAAGTTGTAGAAAGAGGTAATTTAAACGATGTACCTATAGATATCAATATACTTGCTACTACTAAATTCACAGAGGCGCGAACCATATCGAACATAGGAGGGGTATATGACTTATCTCGTGGTAGTCTAATTGTTTTGTTATCAAATCTGGCATCTACCCTATCGGAAATACTCTGAGGTACTACTCTTTCGAAATTCTTACTAAACTTTACAGTTGAACGAACAATAACCTTGGCAAGTAAATTAGGCTCGAATTTTTCGGCACCTTCATCCTGACGAGACAAACTCAATTCTGTTTCGGCAACATTTTTTGCTTTTTTGGAAAACCATAAAGTAAGTACCATTATTATACCGGCACCTAATAACCATAAGGTAGGAGTTTGCGTTTTCTGGGTTAACACGTCCATCATGATAGTAGGATCACTTCCGGTGGCGATGTATTCATTGTATGAAGCAAGCCCTGCCATAGGTACTCCAATAAAATTCACAAGGTCATTCCCTGCAAATGCCAATGCAACGGCAAAAGTACCAATAGCTATAATAAACACAAGAATGTTAACTTTAAACAAACTCATTAAAATCTGATTGATTATTGTCCATCCAACAAAAGATGCTCCAATAATCAGTAATGAGTTATCCTTCACCCATGCAATCTGTTCTCCCGATACAAACGAAGACCCCTTTAATCCTTTTATCAAAATAAAATATGTAATCGCCGTAATTGCAAAACCTCCAAAAATTGCACCAACTGATTTAATCTTTCTCTCGAATTGGAAAGTGAATATAAATCGTGAAATATACTGGACTATTGCACCAATAGAGAAAGCAATAACTACCGAGAGGAGTATCCCCGAAATAATTAATAATGCTTTATCGGTATTAATATAAGTAGCCAATTCCGAATAATCGGCTCCGGAAGTATTACTGATTTTCCATAATGCCATCGAAACTGAAGCTCCTAAAAGCTCAAATACAATAGACACGGTAGTAGAAGTAGGAAGTCCTAATGAGTTAAATACATCGAGTAAAATGATATCAGATATCATTACGGCCATAAATATTATCATTACTTCTGAGAACTGGAACATCGAAGGGTCCATAATTCCTTTTCTGGCAACCTCCATCATTCCCGATGAGAAAGTAGCACCAATAGCAATACCTAAACTTGCTATTATCATAATCGCTTTACCAGGAATAGCTTTTGATCCTATTGCAGAATTCAGAAAGTTAACTGCGTCATTACTAACTCCTACAATTAAATCTGTAATGGCTAAGCCAAAAAGAGCTATAACCAAAATGATGTAAAAATCTTGCATTTCTATGCTTTATTTAAATTCTTGACAAATGTGCTTCTAAGCTTTAAGTTTAAAGTTAGTTGTATGTTAAA carries:
- a CDS encoding inorganic phosphate transporter yields the protein MQDFYIILVIALFGLAITDLIVGVSNDAVNFLNSAIGSKAIPGKAIMIIASLGIAIGATFSSGMMEVARKGIMDPSMFQFSEVMIIFMAVMISDIILLDVFNSLGLPTSTTVSIVFELLGASVSMALWKISNTSGADYSELATYINTDKALLIISGILLSVVIAFSIGAIVQYISRFIFTFQFERKIKSVGAIFGGFAITAITYFILIKGLKGSSFVSGEQIAWVKDNSLLIIGASFVGWTIINQILMSLFKVNILVFIIAIGTFAVALAFAGNDLVNFIGVPMAGLASYNEYIATGSDPTIMMDVLTQKTQTPTLWLLGAGIIMVLTLWFSKKAKNVAETELSLSRQDEGAEKFEPNLLAKVIVRSTVKFSKNFERVVPQSISDRVDARFDNKTIRLPRDKSYTPPMFDMVRASVNLVVASILISIGTSFKLPLSTTYVTFMVAMGTSLADRAWDRESAVYRVSGVINVIAGWFSTAFTAFTSAAIMVYLINFGGSLFAKGDFAVMGILLVLAIVLITRSYMLHSQKMKETTADSKLRKQDRIDINEIIEESSENISGILNDSNTLFSDAILGLTTEDRKILKKSKKRNKGLKAEMERLKGNVFYFIKSMDESSVESSKFYILILDYLQDITQSIDFITKSSFDHVDNQHKALKPIQVEDLKNIDIELDILFKDIKKTFDSKSFGNINDLIVERKYIQNDVTKLVEKQITRIKTEESSPKNSMLYFSILLETKDLIEATWSLLQLYHDFYTGSVNRNNDK